The Nocardia arthritidis genome has a window encoding:
- a CDS encoding acyl carrier protein, with amino-acid sequence MPADLDTLARDQLAKVLRNGPEPAALDPDLDLVEAYGLTSLNKILFLTSLCRAAEVGLDHFTEDDLARMRTLGDVVTALRSNGHDH; translated from the coding sequence ATGCCGGCCGATCTCGACACCCTGGCCCGGGACCAGCTCGCGAAGGTACTGCGTAACGGTCCGGAACCCGCGGCGCTCGACCCGGACCTGGACCTGGTCGAGGCCTACGGACTCACCTCGCTCAACAAGATCTTGTTCCTGACATCGCTATGTAGAGCGGCCGAGGTCGGGCTCGACCACTTCACCGAGGACGACCTCGCCCGGATGCGCACCCTCGGCGACGTCGTCACCGCACTCCGATCGAATGGGCACGACCATTGA
- a CDS encoding SDR family NAD(P)-dependent oxidoreductase: MTVVLITGAANGMGAATARHLSGLGYTVVGSDIVERPGLDPVDVRDDAAVRAWVRSAHDAFGRIDAVVTFAVSAIVGAVEETEPDEAATIFDINVLGAHRVLRAVLPIMRAQGSGRIVLVSSGAGAIAEPFGGWYSATKAAIERLGEAVRMETAPFGIHTSVLAPGWTVTPIIDSAVRVSEPIDAYTPARTAVVERVTGYLEAGQTAEAVARTVQRILAATTPEQLYLCGSDVRSSFWSRRLLPARLYHRLVRRYYGV, translated from the coding sequence ATGACGGTCGTGCTGATCACCGGTGCCGCCAACGGTATGGGAGCGGCGACCGCACGGCATCTTTCGGGGCTCGGATACACCGTCGTCGGCAGCGATATCGTCGAGCGACCGGGCCTGGACCCGGTCGATGTCAGGGATGACGCGGCCGTGCGTGCGTGGGTGCGATCGGCGCACGACGCCTTCGGCCGCATCGACGCGGTGGTCACCTTCGCCGTCTCCGCCATCGTCGGTGCGGTCGAGGAGACCGAACCGGACGAGGCCGCAACGATTTTCGACATCAATGTGCTCGGCGCCCACCGGGTGCTGCGCGCGGTACTGCCGATCATGCGCGCACAGGGCAGCGGCCGGATCGTCCTCGTCAGCTCCGGCGCGGGCGCCATCGCCGAACCCTTCGGCGGGTGGTACTCGGCCACCAAGGCCGCCATCGAACGCCTCGGCGAGGCGGTGCGCATGGAGACGGCGCCCTTCGGCATCCATACCTCGGTGCTCGCCCCGGGCTGGACCGTCACCCCGATCATCGATTCGGCCGTGCGGGTATCCGAACCGATCGATGCGTACACCCCGGCCCGCACCGCCGTCGTCGAACGCGTCACCGGATATCTGGAGGCGGGCCAAACCGCCGAAGCGGTGGCCCGCACCGTCCAGCGCATCCTGGCGGCTACCACTCCGGAGCAGCTCTACCTGTGCGGATCCGATGTGCGCTCCTCGTTCTGGAGCCGCAGGCTGCTGCCCGCGCGCCTGTACCACCGCCTCGTCCGCCGCTACTACGGAGTCTGA
- a CDS encoding endonuclease/exonuclease/phosphatase family protein has product MSDAIKRRDVILGMGALAGAAAAAQFVPPIARAVPGREIRVLAINIWQAGDNISGGIDLVADLIVSLDASIVTLTEAFRGATGRIADALQRRGRTYANAPSDDTGVLSIFPIESAAQLGWMTRARLTIDGKPFSVYAAHLEYRWYATYLPRGYAPGSSGDEFARYGWNKLPGGPVTDPAVVQRVNDASGRPDTIGKFLDDARAEMAAGRTVILGGDFNEPSALDWTPATAQLFDHNGVVLPWGSTRRLQQAGFADAYRSRYPDPVTHPGFTWPASNPEAPVNKLTWAPEADERDRIDYIFTGPGAALTLTSAGLVGPRGSIVRSTRTDENTQDNFIASPQRWVTDHKAVLATYQLTDPSPNTGSAGS; this is encoded by the coding sequence ATGTCCGACGCCATCAAACGGCGCGATGTCATCCTCGGCATGGGCGCATTGGCGGGTGCTGCCGCCGCCGCGCAATTCGTGCCGCCGATCGCCAGGGCCGTGCCGGGCCGCGAGATCCGGGTGTTGGCCATCAACATCTGGCAGGCCGGTGACAACATCTCCGGCGGTATCGATCTCGTCGCCGATCTGATCGTTTCGCTCGATGCCTCGATCGTCACGCTGACCGAGGCGTTCCGCGGCGCCACCGGACGCATCGCCGACGCGTTGCAACGCAGGGGCCGAACCTATGCGAACGCCCCCTCCGACGACACCGGGGTGCTGTCCATCTTCCCGATCGAATCCGCGGCGCAGCTCGGCTGGATGACGCGGGCGCGGCTGACCATCGATGGGAAACCGTTCTCCGTCTACGCAGCCCACCTCGAATATCGCTGGTACGCAACCTATTTGCCGCGCGGATATGCCCCCGGCAGTTCCGGTGACGAATTCGCGCGGTACGGCTGGAACAAGCTGCCCGGCGGCCCGGTCACCGATCCGGCGGTGGTCCAGCGGGTCAACGATGCCTCGGGCCGTCCCGACACCATCGGGAAATTCCTCGACGACGCGCGGGCCGAAATGGCGGCCGGGCGCACGGTCATCCTCGGCGGCGACTTCAACGAGCCCTCCGCCCTGGACTGGACCCCGGCCACGGCCCAGTTGTTCGACCACAACGGCGTCGTGCTGCCGTGGGGCAGCACCCGCCGACTACAGCAGGCGGGTTTCGCCGACGCCTACCGCTCCCGCTATCCCGACCCGGTGACCCACCCCGGATTCACTTGGCCCGCAAGCAATCCCGAGGCGCCGGTGAATAAACTCACCTGGGCCCCCGAGGCCGACGAGCGGGACCGCATCGATTACATCTTCACCGGTCCCGGTGCGGCGCTGACCTTGACCTCGGCCGGACTGGTCGGCCCGCGCGGCTCGATCGTCCGCAGCACGCGGACCGACGAGAACACCCAGGACAATTTCATCGCCAGCCCGCAACGGTGGGTCACCGACCACAAAGCCGTACTGGCGACCTACCAGCTGACCGACCCGAGCCCGAACACCGGATCCGCGGGCAGCTGA
- a CDS encoding C45 family autoproteolytic acyltransferase/hydolase, translating into MTPLLEISGSARTRGLTHGQAIAGRLRDFLDDSLARLGHLTDRPVSLESVRPRIAAHRDAVITALPDLAEEVDGLAIGAGIGRDEAWLLQLRREILGYNRITAGDCTSYATSRRAPVLGQTIDLNGNLDDQIAVLAVSGPRHRSVVLSFAGLLGYLGVNDAGLAVGLNLVLGGNWGPGVPPYLAIRHLLDTADSVEHAVAILHDLPLASSRAFLLCDASRTVCVEALACERRILEGDKLFHTNHFLHPDFGARDELNVFAGNSSRRRLEAVRAVGIPAADDIRGHHRLLAAAPICVRDSGDIRRERTVAAVVLRPDLGELRLWPGDPSTANEHVFSAAHLPHIVGN; encoded by the coding sequence TTGACGCCGCTGCTCGAAATCTCCGGCTCCGCCCGCACCCGCGGGCTCACCCACGGGCAGGCCATCGCCGGACGACTGCGCGACTTCCTCGACGACTCGCTCGCCCGCCTCGGGCACCTGACCGATCGGCCGGTGAGCCTCGAATCGGTGCGGCCCCGCATCGCGGCCCATCGCGATGCGGTGATCACCGCGCTACCGGATCTGGCCGAAGAGGTCGACGGGCTGGCGATCGGCGCGGGCATCGGCCGGGACGAGGCGTGGCTGCTGCAACTGCGTCGCGAAATACTCGGCTACAACCGGATCACCGCGGGTGACTGCACCAGCTACGCGACGAGCCGCCGCGCGCCGGTGCTCGGCCAAACCATCGATCTGAACGGCAATCTCGACGATCAGATCGCGGTGCTGGCCGTCTCGGGTCCGCGCCACCGCTCGGTGGTGCTGAGCTTCGCCGGACTCCTCGGCTATCTGGGCGTCAACGACGCGGGGCTCGCCGTCGGCCTCAATCTCGTCCTCGGCGGGAATTGGGGGCCGGGTGTACCGCCGTACCTGGCGATCCGGCATCTGCTCGACACCGCCGACAGCGTCGAGCACGCCGTCGCGATCCTGCACGACCTCCCGCTGGCGAGTTCGCGGGCCTTCCTGCTCTGCGACGCGAGCCGCACCGTATGCGTCGAGGCATTGGCTTGCGAGCGGCGAATCCTGGAGGGAGACAAGCTGTTCCACACCAACCACTTCCTGCATCCGGATTTCGGGGCGCGCGACGAGCTGAATGTGTTCGCCGGGAACTCGTCCCGGCGGCGGCTCGAAGCGGTTCGCGCGGTTGGCATTCCGGCCGCGGATGACATCCGGGGACATCACCGGCTGCTCGCCGCGGCGCCGATCTGCGTCCGGGATAGCGGAGACATCCGCCGGGAGCGGACCGTCGCGGCCGTGGTGCTGCGGCCGGATCTGGGCGAGCTGCGGCTGTGGCCCGGCGATCCATCGACCGCGAACGAGCACGTGTTTTCGGCGGCTCACCTGCCACATATTGTCGGGAATTGA
- a CDS encoding dihydrodipicolinate synthase family protein translates to MFTGFSAFPLTPTQDDDVDEKRFRHLVTRLVTAGVDLIGALGSTGNYAYLTRAQRERIAKIAVDAAGDVPVMISIGALTTKDVLSLAEDAQKAGASAVLLSPVSYQPLTDEEVFGLYEDVTRELSVPLCVYENPRTTKFTFSDELHGRVAELPNVGAVKTPGATADQAAARIAALRSKVRSDVAIGFSLDEFGAGGLIAGADMWFSVIGGLLPEECLTIVRAIADGDTERAMALSDRMEPFWDLFRRYGSLRVLTAGAAQLGFLNAPNLPRPLRELPADAQQELAKALDALGVRV, encoded by the coding sequence ATGTTCACTGGTTTCAGCGCCTTTCCCCTCACCCCCACCCAAGACGACGACGTCGACGAGAAACGATTCAGGCACCTCGTCACCCGGCTGGTCACGGCGGGCGTGGATTTGATCGGTGCGCTCGGCTCGACCGGAAACTATGCCTACCTCACCCGCGCGCAGCGCGAACGCATCGCGAAAATCGCCGTCGATGCCGCGGGCGACGTTCCGGTCATGATCAGCATCGGCGCACTGACCACGAAGGACGTTCTCTCGCTGGCCGAGGACGCGCAAAAGGCGGGCGCATCGGCGGTGCTGCTCTCCCCCGTCTCCTACCAGCCGCTCACCGATGAGGAGGTATTCGGGCTGTACGAGGACGTCACACGGGAATTGTCGGTGCCGCTGTGCGTGTACGAGAACCCGCGTACCACGAAGTTCACCTTCAGCGACGAACTGCACGGGCGGGTCGCGGAATTGCCGAATGTCGGCGCGGTGAAAACTCCCGGCGCCACCGCCGATCAGGCGGCCGCCAGAATCGCCGCGCTGCGTAGCAAGGTGCGCAGCGATGTGGCCATCGGCTTCAGCCTCGATGAATTCGGCGCGGGCGGCCTGATCGCGGGTGCGGATATGTGGTTCAGCGTCATCGGCGGCCTGCTGCCCGAGGAATGCCTGACGATTGTGCGAGCCATCGCGGATGGCGATACCGAGCGGGCCATGGCGTTGTCGGACCGGATGGAACCGTTCTGGGATCTGTTCCGCCGCTACGGGAGCCTGCGCGTCCTCACGGCCGGCGCCGCACAGCTCGGATTCCTGAATGCGCCGAACCTTCCCCGGCCCCTTCGCGAACTTCCGGCGGACGCCCAACAGGAGCTGGCCAAGGCGCTCGACGCACTGGGCGTCCGGGTGTGA
- a CDS encoding AMP-binding protein, whose translation MTSIINHIVTHRPEHAGVLTVASLGGTRTMPLTEFHDRARAVANALRRLGIGEGDRIGVLAANGLEWALLDVAALMIKVQTAGFEPGKFTAGADLIDRYGLRMLYCDKVIDAASGVLPIAEISAYADEPPAELDPVGYGPLECTTVKFTSGSTGVPKGLAATVGSIDSSIEAVQGIFDHRPGDNLLVFLPLSLLQQRYWLYSALRWGHDITITNYQSVFAVLPTVRPTVVMGVPGFFDAAKRHIESRSGDGLDPAAAAEELFGDRIRYLWTGSAPADPAVLRFFDDAGLPIFEGYGLNETCIATKNHPGAHRAGSVGKPLPGKKIVIDDDGVVCVRSDHPVNTAYAYAAPGDSERMFKPGGVVRTGDLGRIDEDGYLYILGRSDDVIVLDNGKKIVVRPIETRFRDTGAVTECVVFCPNQTELVAVVVPGPGGAAAIAEALDAVNAAGEPDERIARAVVADEPFTVENGLITGQFKPIRNRIRERYRDRLDDQKEGIHAGRSRHPGPGPAREGTA comes from the coding sequence ACCACATCGTCACGCACCGGCCCGAGCACGCCGGTGTCCTCACCGTCGCAAGCCTCGGCGGAACTCGGACGATGCCGCTCACCGAATTCCACGACCGCGCCCGAGCCGTCGCGAATGCCTTGCGGCGCTTGGGTATCGGCGAAGGCGATCGAATCGGGGTGCTCGCCGCCAACGGCCTCGAATGGGCGCTGCTCGACGTCGCGGCACTGATGATCAAAGTACAGACGGCGGGCTTCGAGCCGGGGAAGTTCACCGCGGGCGCCGACCTGATCGACCGCTACGGGCTGCGAATGCTCTACTGCGACAAGGTGATCGACGCAGCGTCCGGCGTGCTGCCGATCGCCGAGATCTCCGCGTACGCCGACGAACCACCCGCCGAACTCGATCCGGTCGGATACGGCCCCCTGGAATGCACCACCGTCAAGTTCACCTCCGGATCCACCGGAGTGCCGAAGGGGCTGGCGGCCACCGTCGGCAGCATCGACTCCAGCATCGAAGCCGTACAGGGCATCTTCGACCATCGCCCCGGTGACAACCTGCTCGTCTTCCTCCCGCTTTCGCTACTCCAGCAACGCTATTGGCTGTATTCCGCGCTGCGCTGGGGTCACGACATCACCATCACCAATTACCAGTCGGTGTTCGCGGTGCTGCCCACCGTGCGGCCGACCGTCGTCATGGGCGTGCCCGGATTCTTCGACGCCGCCAAACGGCATATCGAAAGCCGTTCGGGCGATGGGCTCGATCCGGCCGCGGCCGCCGAGGAACTGTTCGGCGACCGCATCCGCTACCTGTGGACGGGTTCGGCGCCCGCCGACCCCGCCGTGCTGCGGTTCTTCGACGACGCCGGGCTGCCGATCTTCGAGGGCTACGGCCTCAACGAAACCTGTATCGCCACCAAGAACCATCCCGGCGCGCACCGCGCGGGCAGCGTCGGTAAACCGTTGCCGGGCAAGAAGATCGTCATCGATGACGACGGCGTGGTCTGCGTCCGCAGCGATCATCCCGTCAACACCGCATACGCCTATGCTGCGCCCGGCGACAGCGAGCGGATGTTCAAACCCGGCGGCGTGGTCCGCACCGGCGATCTCGGGCGAATCGACGAGGACGGCTACCTCTATATCCTCGGCCGGTCCGATGACGTCATCGTCCTGGACAACGGTAAGAAGATCGTCGTCCGGCCCATCGAGACCCGATTCCGCGACACGGGCGCCGTCACCGAATGCGTTGTGTTCTGCCCGAATCAGACCGAACTGGTCGCCGTCGTCGTACCCGGCCCGGGCGGCGCCGCGGCCATCGCCGAGGCGCTGGACGCGGTCAACGCCGCGGGCGAACCCGACGAGCGCATCGCGCGGGCCGTCGTCGCCGACGAACCTTTCACCGTCGAAAACGGGCTGATCACCGGCCAATTCAAGCCGATAAGGAACCGGATCCGGGAACGGTACCGCGACCGACTCGACGACCAGAAGGAGGGCATCCATGCCGGCCGATCTCGACACCCTGGCCCGGGACCAGCTCGCGAAGGTACTGCGTAA
- a CDS encoding SDR family oxidoreductase, with the protein MARIAVVTGASSGIGKATATALVARGYQVIGTSRDPATIAEDARIAGVDYRALDLTDTASIEQFTAGLGVVDVLVNNAGESQAGPLAELPTEAIERLFRLNVLGAITLGQAVLPGMRERGFGRIVMVGSMLASFPMPYRSSYVAAKAALRGFATAARFEESPFGVWFTTVEPGQIATSIRERRTKYVRENSPHRADFDRFMDRLDKNQADGIAPERVAATIVTAIEAPRPRPLYAVGSNAPVMFAVRRLLPRTVMESLIARAHGLRR; encoded by the coding sequence ATGGCCCGTATCGCAGTCGTCACCGGCGCGTCGTCCGGTATCGGGAAGGCGACCGCCACCGCACTGGTGGCGCGCGGCTACCAGGTGATCGGCACCAGCCGCGATCCGGCGACGATCGCCGAGGACGCCCGCATTGCCGGTGTCGACTATCGCGCGCTCGACCTCACCGATACCGCATCGATCGAGCAGTTCACGGCCGGGCTCGGCGTCGTCGATGTGCTGGTCAACAATGCGGGCGAAAGTCAGGCCGGGCCGCTGGCCGAGTTGCCGACCGAGGCGATCGAGCGGCTGTTCCGGCTCAACGTGCTCGGCGCGATCACGCTCGGCCAGGCGGTGCTGCCCGGCATGCGGGAGCGCGGGTTCGGGCGCATCGTCATGGTCGGTTCCATGCTCGCCAGTTTTCCGATGCCCTACCGCTCGTCGTATGTCGCGGCCAAGGCGGCGCTGCGCGGGTTCGCCACCGCCGCCCGCTTCGAGGAATCCCCGTTCGGGGTGTGGTTCACCACCGTGGAACCCGGCCAGATCGCGACGAGCATCCGCGAGCGCCGCACCAAGTACGTGCGCGAAAACTCCCCGCACCGTGCCGATTTCGACCGTTTCATGGATCGCCTCGACAAGAATCAGGCGGACGGCATCGCACCGGAGCGGGTCGCGGCGACCATCGTCACCGCGATCGAGGCTCCCCGCCCGCGGCCGCTCTACGCGGTGGGCAGCAACGCACCGGTGATGTTCGCCGTCCGCAGGCTGCTGCCGCGCACGGTGATGGAGAGCCTCATCGCCCGCGCCCATGGACTGCGGCGGTAG
- a CDS encoding EamA family transporter has protein sequence MKAGQRLRTTGVTALAPASWGTTYLATTEWLPPDRPLLAATVRALPAGLILLACTRTLPRGIWLWRSLILGTLNIGAFFYLLFVATFQLPGGIIAVIMSMQPMFVLILAALFIGDRIRPAHVVACALGAGGAVLLVFKGTVGLNFAGVAAALSGAVCMATGITLTKRWGRPDGVGLLTFTGWQLVAGGLVLLPFLLCAEGLPTDITGTNIAGFAYFISVGAVISYAIWFRGIGELPALAVSFLSLGSPIVATLLGYLFLHQTLSILQLIGILAIICAALLAQPQSPGPRTHAVTVGDPAIPARRRRS, from the coding sequence GTGAAAGCCGGTCAGCGACTTCGCACCACCGGCGTGACCGCGCTGGCGCCCGCGTCCTGGGGCACCACGTATCTGGCGACAACCGAATGGTTGCCGCCAGACCGGCCGCTGCTGGCCGCCACCGTCCGGGCACTGCCCGCGGGCCTGATTCTGCTGGCCTGCACTCGCACCTTGCCGCGCGGAATCTGGCTGTGGCGGTCGCTGATACTCGGGACGCTCAATATCGGCGCGTTCTTCTATCTGCTGTTCGTCGCGACCTTTCAGCTGCCGGGCGGCATAATCGCGGTGATCATGTCGATGCAGCCGATGTTCGTCCTGATCTTGGCGGCGCTGTTCATCGGCGACAGAATTCGGCCTGCGCATGTGGTGGCCTGCGCCCTCGGCGCGGGCGGCGCCGTACTCCTCGTATTCAAGGGAACGGTCGGACTGAACTTCGCCGGTGTCGCGGCGGCGCTCAGCGGCGCGGTCTGCATGGCCACCGGCATTACGCTGACCAAACGATGGGGACGTCCGGACGGGGTCGGCTTGCTCACCTTCACCGGCTGGCAGCTCGTGGCGGGCGGACTCGTACTGCTGCCATTCCTGCTGTGCGCCGAGGGCCTGCCGACGGACATCACCGGAACAAATATCGCCGGGTTCGCCTATTTCATCTCCGTCGGCGCCGTCATCAGCTACGCGATCTGGTTCCGCGGCATCGGTGAATTGCCCGCGCTGGCGGTCTCCTTCCTTTCCCTCGGCAGCCCGATCGTGGCGACCCTGCTCGGATATCTGTTCCTGCATCAGACGCTGTCGATACTCCAGCTGATCGGAATTCTGGCGATCATCTGCGCCGCGCTGCTGGCCCAACCCCAATCGCCCGGGCCGCGCACCCACGCCGTCACCGTCGGCGACCCCGCGATACCCGCGCGGCGCAGGCGTTCGTGA